The following proteins are co-located in the Agromyces laixinhei genome:
- the ilvN gene encoding acetolactate synthase small subunit — MSTHVLSLLVEDKPGLLTRVAGLFARRGFNIESLAVGHSEIAGLSRITVVVDVETLPLEQVTKQLNKLVNVIKIVELDSAQAVEREHLLIKVRVDNTTRSQVLEAVNLFRARVVDVSTDALVIEVTGDSGKTTAFLKVLEPYGIKEIAQSGLLAIGRGGKSITERVFKN, encoded by the coding sequence ATGTCGACACACGTGCTCTCACTCCTCGTCGAGGACAAGCCCGGTCTGCTCACCCGTGTCGCGGGCCTCTTCGCCCGGCGCGGCTTCAACATCGAGTCGCTCGCCGTTGGCCACTCGGAGATCGCGGGCCTCAGCCGCATCACGGTCGTCGTCGACGTCGAGACGCTCCCGCTCGAGCAGGTGACGAAGCAGCTGAACAAGCTCGTCAACGTCATCAAGATCGTCGAGCTCGACTCCGCGCAGGCGGTGGAGCGCGAACACCTGCTCATCAAGGTGCGCGTCGACAACACGACGCGCTCTCAGGTGCTCGAGGCCGTCAACCTCTTCCGCGCTCGGGTCGTCGACGTCTCGACCGACGCGCTCGTGATCGAGGTCACCGGCGACTCCGGCAAGACCACCGCGTTCCTCAAGGTGCTCGAGCCCTACGGCATCAAGGAGATCGCCCAGTCGGGCCTCCTCGCGATCGGCCGTGGCGGCAAGTCCATCACCGAGCGCGTCTTCAAGAACTGA
- the ilvC gene encoding ketol-acid reductoisomerase, which yields MAEIYYDKDADLALIQGRKVAVIGYGSQGHAHAQNLRDSGVEVVIGLKEGSKSKAKAEEAGFEVKSVADAAAWADVIVILAPDQYQRHIYAESIEANLAAGKTLVFGHGFNIRFGYIEAPEGVDVIMVAPKGPGHTVRREYEAGRGVPVIVAVEKDASGTAWPLTLSYARAIGGLRAGGIRTTFTEETETDLFGEQAVLCGGVSQLVQYGFETLTEAGYQPQVAYFEVLHELKLIVDLMWEGGIAKQRWSVSDTAEYGDYVSGPRVIDPRVKENMQAVLADIQSGAFAKRFIDDQDNGQKEFLELRAKGESHPIEATGRELRKLFAWNASNDDDYVDGEVAR from the coding sequence ATGGCTGAGATCTACTACGACAAGGACGCCGACCTCGCGCTCATCCAGGGCAGGAAGGTCGCCGTCATCGGCTACGGCTCGCAGGGTCACGCGCACGCGCAGAACCTCCGCGACTCGGGTGTCGAGGTCGTCATCGGGCTCAAGGAGGGCTCGAAGTCGAAGGCCAAGGCCGAAGAGGCCGGCTTCGAGGTCAAGAGCGTGGCCGACGCCGCTGCGTGGGCCGACGTCATCGTCATCCTCGCGCCCGACCAGTACCAGCGCCACATCTATGCCGAGTCGATCGAGGCCAACCTGGCCGCGGGCAAGACCCTCGTGTTCGGCCACGGCTTCAACATCCGCTTCGGCTACATCGAGGCGCCCGAGGGCGTCGACGTCATCATGGTCGCCCCGAAGGGCCCGGGTCACACCGTGCGTCGCGAGTACGAGGCGGGTCGCGGCGTGCCCGTGATCGTCGCCGTCGAGAAGGATGCATCGGGCACCGCCTGGCCGCTCACCCTCTCGTACGCCAGGGCGATCGGCGGACTCCGCGCCGGCGGCATCAGGACGACCTTCACCGAAGAGACCGAGACCGACCTGTTCGGCGAGCAGGCTGTGCTCTGCGGCGGCGTCTCGCAGCTCGTGCAGTATGGTTTCGAGACGCTCACCGAGGCCGGCTACCAGCCGCAGGTCGCCTACTTCGAGGTGCTCCACGAGCTGAAGCTCATCGTCGACCTGATGTGGGAGGGCGGCATCGCCAAGCAGCGCTGGTCGGTCTCCGACACCGCCGAGTACGGCGACTACGTCTCGGGCCCGCGTGTCATCGACCCGCGCGTCAAGGAGAACATGCAGGCCGTGCTCGCCGACATCCAGTCGGGCGCGTTCGCCAAGCGCTTCATCGACGACCAGGACAATGGGCAGAAGGAGTTCCTCGAGCTCCGCGCCAAGGGCGAGTCGCACCCGATCGAGGCCACCGGCCGCGAGCTCCGCAAGCTCTTCGCCTGGAACGCCTCGAACGACGACGACTACGTCGACGGCGAGGTCGCCCGCTAG